In the genome of Clostridia bacterium, the window AATTGCCGCAGGCAATTTGCTCCTTAACTGACGCGCAGCGTCAATATCACTGCGGCGAAGCCGCAATATCACTATCGCGGAGCGATAATATCACTGACGCGAAGCGTCAATATCACTGCGAACGAAGTTCGCCCGGGGGATCCCTCGTCGGCTTCGCCTCCTCGGGACGACAGATCCGGCGCTTTCCGCCGCGAAAAGAAACCGCAAAGGAGAATCTTTTATGTCCAAACGCGTAATTTCCGCAATACTTGCCGCCGCGCTGCTGCTGGCGTTCGCGCCGTTCGCGGCTTCGGCGGCGCGCTCGAAGGCGTACGAAACGACCGTCTATTCCTTCGATTTCGAGACGGATCCGTCAGCGAACGGCTGGTCGACGGCGGATATGGATAACGACGGCCACAGCTGGGTATACGCCCGGTATTACGCCGACGCTCACAGCGGCACCGGTCTTATGTGGTCGGCGTCCTACGACAACGAAGACGAGGCGCTGACCCCGAACAACCGCCTTGTAAGTCCGGTCATCGAGATCCCCGCCGAGGGCGAGACCTCGATAAAGGTCATGGCGCGGGGCTATCACCCCAGAGATTTCGCCGAGCATTTCAGATTCGCCTACGTAATAGACGGCGGCGATACCGTTCCCACGTCGATCGGATACGAGGATTTCGTCACGACGAACGAGTGGAAGGAATACTCCGTGACGATCTCTCCCGACGATCCCATACGCTCCCATCTGCTCGGCAAAAGGATCCGCGTCGTCATCAGCCACTGGTGCTGTACGAACCAGTTCCGCCTGCTCGTCGACGATTTCAGCGTCGTCAACTATAATCCGGTCGAGCACGTTATCTCGACCGATTTTGAAGCCACGCCCTTCGCGCGCGGCTGGGCGGCGAGCGACGTCGACGGCGACGGACACGGCTGGACCTTCGATCCCGCCGCCGAAACGTCGCACAGCGGCTCCGGCATTATGTGGTCGGCGTCATACGACGGCAGCGACGGCGCGCTGACTCCGAACAACCGCCTGATAACGCCCTTCTTCACCGTTCCGTCTTACGGCAAAATGACGCTCTCGTTCTGGGCGCGCGGCGACCACAACGACGATTTCGCGGAGAAGTTCGACATCTCCTACGTCGAATACAACGCCGGCAACGCGATCCCGAACACGATAAGCCCGACCTATACCACCGAAAACAGGTGGAACGAATACGTCTTCGACCTTTCCGGATACAATGACGGCAAGCTGCTCGGCAGGCGCATCCGGCTCGTTATCAGCCATCTGCCGTCGAGCAAGGACAACTACCGCCTCCTCCTCGACGATTTCGACCTCAAATGGGACGCGCAGCCGGATTCCGGCGTCGTCTACGCCTTCAATTTCGAGTCCGACCCCTTCGTCAACGACTGGACGCGCGAGGATCTTGACGGCGACGGCAACGGCTGGACGTATGAAAACTCGCGTCTGAGCGCGTATACTTACGACGATTACACCTACACGTATTCGTACAGCGGCAGCGGCTCGGTCTTTTCCGCTTCATATTGGAGAGGGAAGGCGCTGACTCCGGTCAACCGCCTGACCAGCCCGTATTTCACCGTGCCCGACGAGGGCGACGCGTTCGTTACCTTCCGCGCGCGCGGCAGCGATACCAACGACTATAAAGAGCACTTCGCCGTCGGATATCAGGTCATGGGCGATATACGTCTGGTGCTCCCCGGCTCCTTCACGACCGAGAACGAATGGAAGGAATATACCGTTAAACTGCCCGACGGACTGAACGGCAAGAACGTCAGACTATATATAACCCACATAGACTCGACCGATCAGCTCCGCTTATACGTCGACGATTTCGTCGTCCGCAGCGGCTCCGCCGCGCTCAGGGGCGACTTCGACAAGGACGGCGAGATCACCGTTTCGGACGCCCTCGCCGCGCTCCGCATCGCCGCGAAGCTCGCGGAGGAGACCTACGAGGCGATCCGCATCGGCGATATCGACGGCGACGATGCGATCACCGTTTCCGACGCGCTGGCGATCCTCCGCGTCGCCGCGAAGCTCGCGAGCCGGGACAGTTTGGCGTAACGCGAAGCGCCGCGTTCGTGTCATCCTGAGCGAAGGCGAAGCCGGAGCCGAAGGATCTTGAAGGTAACGGTAGTGTTATCGGGAAAGTGTGCAGTCGGAAACGGGGTTAACGTTTTGTGTTCTCACACGGCGTTCAGCGTGACTGCGCGGACGAGCAATGCTCGTCCCTACGGGCGCGATGCTTCGCATCGCTCCGCTCAGGATGACAAAGGGCGGCGCGGGTGCGTGACTGCGCGGACGAGCAATGCTCGTCCCTACGGGCGCGATGCTTCGCATCGCTCCGCTCAGGACGGCAGACTGTCAATCGGTTTATATTGATTCAATATAAAAATTCAAATCAAAGGAGAATCGACGTCATGAAAAAACGCATTATTCCCCTGCTTCTCACCCTCGCGCTCATTCTCACCCTCGCGCCGACGGCGTTCATCACCGCCCGCGCTGAGGAATGGACCGTGATCTACAGCTTCGACTTCGAGTCGGACCCGTTCTCGAACGGCTGGACTTCCGAAGACCTCGACGGCGACGGCCGCGGCTGGATATACGACGCCCACGCCGGCTCGTTTCTGGACGACCCCGAGGCGCTCTACAACAGTCCCGAGGGCTCGGTCTACTCCGAATCCTTTTCAAACACGACCTTCCAGTCGCTTCAGCCGGATAACCTCCTCTGGAGCCCCGCGATCGATATCCCCGCCACCGGAAAAACCTGGGTTGGCCTGTCGGTGCGCGGCTCCGACGTGACCGACTACGGTGAGAACTTCCGCGTCGGCTACGCTCTCCCCGGCGATACCGCTATGACCCCGATGGGCGCGGAACTCACCACCGAAAACTACTGGATTTCTCACGGCTTCTTAGTGGACAGCAAACTAAAGGGCCGGACCGTCCGCTTCTGCATCGAGCATTACGATACGTCGGGCAAGTTCCGCCTCTATCTCGACGATTTCGATGTCACCAACTATCCGCCCGACGACGCCGACGAGTACGATCTCTGGATCTGCGGCGAGCAGGTAACCGGAACCTCACTCTCCGGCGAGGGCTACTCCTACGACCCCGAGACCAACACGCTGACGCTGACCGGCGACATAAAAGCGGAAAACAACGCCGCGATCCAGTCCGGAATAATCGGTCTGACGATAAACGCCGACCCGGAACGCAGCTCCTGCGGCGTTGTCTCCAACGGCGACTTCCCGGCGCTGCTGCTTCTCGAAGACACGACGATAACCGGCTCCGCCGATAATATTTACATAAGCTGCACCACCGCGGAACCCGCGATATACGTCGGCAACAACGCCGACCTCACCTTCTTTGACGCCAACGTCACCGTGAACTCGCTCGACGGCGACTACGCTATCTACGCCTACGATAATCTCGCGCGGCTCAACGTAGTGAAGTCGCACGTCGCGGCGGATTCCTGCGTCTCCGCCGTATACGGCTTCTATCAGCGCGTATTCCTGACCGCCTCGACGCTGATGAATCCCGCCGGCGGCATCATCGGCGAGTGGGAGATATTCGACGCATGGGGCAGCAGAGCGAAGTCCGTCTGCTTTGAGCCCGCGGAGACAAAGCTTGCCGGCTTCTGCTATGACGATTTCGGCGATAACGGATTTGAGGGATATTTAATCAGCTTTTATCCGGCGGACGTCAGCTCCGTCACGCCCGGCAGGGCATGCCCGGAGGGCGCAAGCCTCGAATCCGGCGTGTACGTCGACGGCTGCTACTACGCCTATTCCTACGACGCCGACGAGTGCGTCGGCAGTTTCTTCAAGCTCCCGAACGGCGCCGCGAAATGGCAGGAGATCCCCGAGGTTGTGCCCTTTCAGATAATCTCCATGTCCTACGACCCCTGTACGGAATCGGTCTACGGCATAGCGACGTTAATTGAGGAAGCGGGCGACCGCGCCCTCGTGAAGATCAATCTCGCGACCGGCGGGGTCGAGACCGTAAAATATTACGGCTTCTCCCTTGATTCGAGACTCCAGGCGATCGCCTTCGGCGAACGCGGCGTCTGCTACGGCGTCGATTACAACGGCGACGTTTATGTCGTCGACGTTTTTAACGGAGACTGCTTCCTCAGCTTCTCAACCGACGTCATCTGCGGCAACGCATGCGATCTCGTCTACGATTTTGAAAACAAAGCGCTCTACTGGACGCAGAGCTCCGGCGCGGAGGATAACGGACTCTACATCATCGATCTCATCGCTGAAAAGGCGCGTTTCATCGGCAGGATAGGCGGCGGAATGGAGATCGTCGGACTGTACGTCGCGCCGGCGGAGCAGCAATACCTGAAGGGCGATATGGACAAGGACGGAGAGATCACCGTCGCGGACGCGCTCGCCGCGCTCCGCATCGCCGCGAAGCTCGCGGAGGAGACCTACGAGGCGATCCTCATCGGCGATATCGACGGCGACGATGCGATCACCGTTTCCGACGCGCTGGCGATCCTCCGCGTCGCCGCCAAGCTCGCGGACGAAAGCAGTCTGGGCTAACGCGAAGCGCTGTGCCTTTGATTCATCAGTAAATAAACTTCACATAAAGGAGAAAACCCCATCATGAAAGTCATCTACTTCGACGGACACGTCGACCAGTGCGCTCCCGAGGAGGAGCAGCACGTCATCCGCCACACCGCGGCGCATATTCTCGCGCAGGCGGTCAAGCGTCTTTATCCGCAGGCGAAATTCGGCTTCGGCCCCGCCAACGAAAAGGGCTTCCACTACGATATCGACCTCGGCGACGTCACGCTTTCGGACGCCGACCTCCCCGCCATCGAGGAGGAGATGAAGAAGATCGTCAAGGAAAACCTGCCGCTCAAATCCTTCATCCTGCCCCGCGAGGAAGCGATAAAGCTCATGGAGGACCGCGGCGAAAACTACAAGGTCGAGCACATCGCCGACCTCGAGGACGACGCGCCAATCAGCTTCTTCCAGCAGGGCGAGTATATCGATATGTGCACCGGCCCGCACCTTACCTACACTAAGGCGCTGAAGGCGTTCAAGCTGACCGGCGTTTCCGGCGCATACTGGCGCAACGACGCCTCCCGCAAGATGCTCACCCGCATCAACGGCACCGCCTTCGCGACGGGCGAGGAGCTTGAGGAGTACCTGCGCATGCTCGAGGAGGCGAAGCTCCGCGACCACCGCAAGATAGGCAAAGAGATGCACCTTTTCATGACCGACGACCTCATCGGCAAGGGGCTCCCGATGTTCCTCCCGAACGGCTACACCGTCTGGCAGGAGCTTGAGGAGTATATCAAGGAGAAGGAGCGCAAGCTCGGCTATCAGCACGTTCTGACGCCCTGCGTCGGCACCGTCGGGCTCTACGAGACCAGCGGACACTGGGAGCACTACCGCGAGAATATGTTCCCGGTCATGGAGGTCGACCAGGAGCAGTTCGTCCTTCGCCCGATGAACTGCCCGCACCACATGATGATATACGCCAACCGTCCGCATTCCTACCGCGACCTGCCGATACGCATCGGCGAGATCGCGCACGACTTCCGCTACGAGCCCAGCGGAACGCTGAAGGGCATCGAGCGCGGCCGCCACTTCTGCCAGAACGACGCGCACCTCTTCGTCACGCCGGAGCAGATCAAGTCCGAGGTCGGCACGGTCGTCGACCTGATCTTCAGCGTCTACAAGGACTTCGGCATCACGAATTACCGCTGCGTGCTTTCGCTGCGCGACCCCGCGGACAAGGTCAAGTACCATCAGGACGACGAGATGTGGGAGCACGCCGAGAACGCGCTGCGCGAGGTGCTCACCGAGCTGGGCATAAACTTCACCGAGGAGATCGGCGAAGCGGCGTTCTACGGCCCGAAGCTCGACGTCAACGTCCAGCCCGCCGTCGGCGCGGAATACACGCTTTCCACCTGCCAGCTCGACTTCTGCCTGCCGGCGAAGTTCAAGCTGACCTATATCGACAAGGACGGCGCGGAGAAGACCCCCGTCGTGCTTCACCGCGCGATCCTCGGCAGTCTCGACCGCTTCATGGCGTACCTCATCGAGGAGACGAAGGGCAAGTTCCCGCTCTGGCTCGCGCCGACGCAGGTCAAGGTGCTGCCGGTTTCCGAGAAGAGCATGGACTACGCCGCGCAGGTCGCGGAGAAGCTCAGGGACGCCGGCGTCCGCTGCGTGCTCGACGACCGCAACGAGAAGATCGGCTACAAGATCCGCGAGGCGAGGCAGGAGGACAAGGCGCCGTATATGATCATCGTCGGCGAAAAGGAAGTCGCCGAGGGCATCGTTTCCGTCCGCGACCGCGACACCGACCAGACTGCGCCGTATTCGTATGACGAGTTTGAGGCAAAAGTGCTGAAGGAGATAAGAGAACGCGTATAAGCGAAGCTTATCTGCGCCGAAGGCGCAATACCACTGCAGCGAAGCTGTAATACCACTGCGGCGCAAGCCGCAATATCACTGTGAGCGTCAGCGAACAATATCACTTAAAAAAGAACCGTGCAAATCAGCACGGTTCTTTTTTAACGAATATGATTCTTCATTTTTATACGGCGTCGTTTTCCTTAACGGTTTTCAGCGACGATATAAGCATTCTTCTGATCGCTCCGCAATTATTCTGCAGCGGCTTGTATTCGTTTTCATCTATGTAACCGGTTTCAAACAGGAGTTCAAGCCAGTATTCCGTTTCGTAGCATTCCTTTTGCGCGATTTCCAATTTTGAGACGAAATCTTTTCTTCCGTGCGCGTACTGCGCCTCGTGGATATTTGCGCCGATGGAAGTTGCCGAGCGAAGAAGCTGCCCGAGCAACGGCGAACCTTTTTTATTATCTCTGACGTCTTGGCAAAGGAAGACGATTTTCTTTGCGAAATCTTTGGATGCATCGCGTAATTTGCTGTCGGACATCTTGACACGACCTTTTTGTTGCCGCTTGCGCGGCAAGTGATATTGTTCGCTGGCGCTCACAGTGGTATTGCGGGCAGTGGTATTGCTCGCTGACGCTCGCAGTGGTATTGCGCCTTCGGCGCAGATAAACTCCGTCTTACAACGGCTTTTTCTTTATCCGCGCGAACGGCCGCGGATACGCGTCGTGGGTGGGCTTGACCTTACGGATGAAGACCAGCGCGCGCTCGGCGCCGCCGATCTCGGCGCGTTCGACGCGCTCGACCTCGCCGCCGAGCACGGCGACCGCGTTTTTCGCCTCCGCGATCTCCGCGTCGGCGCCGCGCCCCTTATAAGCGAGGAAGACGCCGCCGACCTTGACGAAGGGCATACACAGCTCGCAGAGGACGTTCAGCGCGGCTACTCCGCGCGAAACGGCGCAGTCGAAGCTCCCGCGCATCGGCGGCTTCGCCGCCTCCTCGGCGCGCGCGGCGACCGCGGCGACCTTCACGCCCGCGACCTCCGCCGCCTTCGCGATGAAGGCGACCTTCTTCCCGGTCGCGTCCAGCGCGGTAACGTCGAGGTCGGGGCGCGCGACCGCCAGCGGTATCGCGGGCAGTCCCGCGCCGCTGCCTACGTCGATGACCTTCGCGCCCTCGGGCGGGAAGCCGAACTTCAGCGGCAGCAAACTGTCGAGGAAGTGCTTGACGGCGATATCCTCCGGCGCGGTCAGCGCGGTGAGGTTGTATTTTTCGTTTTCGCTGACGAGGAACTCCGCGTAATCGCAGAGCGCCTCCGCCTGCTCCGCGGGCACTCCGCCGCCGAGCAGGATCCTTTTTATTTCTTCTCTCATCCGATTATGTACGAAGGAAACTGCGTTTCCTTCACTATGCCTCG includes:
- a CDS encoding four helix bundle protein, which gives rise to MSDSKLRDASKDFAKKIVFLCQDVRDNKKGSPLLGQLLRSATSIGANIHEAQYAHGRKDFVSKLEIAQKECYETEYWLELLFETGYIDENEYKPLQNNCGAIRRMLISSLKTVKENDAV
- the thrS gene encoding threonine--tRNA ligase — protein: MKVIYFDGHVDQCAPEEEQHVIRHTAAHILAQAVKRLYPQAKFGFGPANEKGFHYDIDLGDVTLSDADLPAIEEEMKKIVKENLPLKSFILPREEAIKLMEDRGENYKVEHIADLEDDAPISFFQQGEYIDMCTGPHLTYTKALKAFKLTGVSGAYWRNDASRKMLTRINGTAFATGEELEEYLRMLEEAKLRDHRKIGKEMHLFMTDDLIGKGLPMFLPNGYTVWQELEEYIKEKERKLGYQHVLTPCVGTVGLYETSGHWEHYRENMFPVMEVDQEQFVLRPMNCPHHMMIYANRPHSYRDLPIRIGEIAHDFRYEPSGTLKGIERGRHFCQNDAHLFVTPEQIKSEVGTVVDLIFSVYKDFGITNYRCVLSLRDPADKVKYHQDDEMWEHAENALREVLTELGINFTEEIGEAAFYGPKLDVNVQPAVGAEYTLSTCQLDFCLPAKFKLTYIDKDGAEKTPVVLHRAILGSLDRFMAYLIEETKGKFPLWLAPTQVKVLPVSEKSMDYAAQVAEKLRDAGVRCVLDDRNEKIGYKIREARQEDKAPYMIIVGEKEVAEGIVSVRDRDTDQTAPYSYDEFEAKVLKEIRERV
- a CDS encoding choice-of-anchor J domain-containing protein, encoding MSKRVISAILAAALLLAFAPFAASAARSKAYETTVYSFDFETDPSANGWSTADMDNDGHSWVYARYYADAHSGTGLMWSASYDNEDEALTPNNRLVSPVIEIPAEGETSIKVMARGYHPRDFAEHFRFAYVIDGGDTVPTSIGYEDFVTTNEWKEYSVTISPDDPIRSHLLGKRIRVVISHWCCTNQFRLLVDDFSVVNYNPVEHVISTDFEATPFARGWAASDVDGDGHGWTFDPAAETSHSGSGIMWSASYDGSDGALTPNNRLITPFFTVPSYGKMTLSFWARGDHNDDFAEKFDISYVEYNAGNAIPNTISPTYTTENRWNEYVFDLSGYNDGKLLGRRIRLVISHLPSSKDNYRLLLDDFDLKWDAQPDSGVVYAFNFESDPFVNDWTREDLDGDGNGWTYENSRLSAYTYDDYTYTYSYSGSGSVFSASYWRGKALTPVNRLTSPYFTVPDEGDAFVTFRARGSDTNDYKEHFAVGYQVMGDIRLVLPGSFTTENEWKEYTVKLPDGLNGKNVRLYITHIDSTDQLRLYVDDFVVRSGSAALRGDFDKDGEITVSDALAALRIAAKLAEETYEAIRIGDIDGDDAITVSDALAILRVAAKLASRDSLA
- the rsmG gene encoding 16S rRNA (guanine(527)-N(7))-methyltransferase RsmG; translation: MREEIKRILLGGGVPAEQAEALCDYAEFLVSENEKYNLTALTAPEDIAVKHFLDSLLPLKFGFPPEGAKVIDVGSGAGLPAIPLAVARPDLDVTALDATGKKVAFIAKAAEVAGVKVAAVAARAEEAAKPPMRGSFDCAVSRGVAALNVLCELCMPFVKVGGVFLAYKGRGADAEIAEAKNAVAVLGGEVERVERAEIGGAERALVFIRKVKPTHDAYPRPFARIKKKPL